One halophilic archaeon DL31 genomic region harbors:
- a CDS encoding hypothetical protein (KEGG: gem:GM21_1245 hypothetical protein), protein MTSKSKTVAALLAIFLGSFGAHRFYLRSYGWGILYLLFFWTLIPGLIGFVEGVRYLLMDESKFTAKYTEESASVNEAKPSETSSESERRNENTSADFTMEVSVGSGGSVSVGSQLDEEEMCDQSSKAWVPPGEAVSIDEYEIPDGMVYVGTELSSVDEFRGTDACLIDPTLDVDASQSDPEGTRMSYWPSYSSIDSGCRATYLEWLANGRRNPDIDIGYVFLFLYGLERRVLFDAQHSSQARSEIPRILAEVEELLKVYGDESSFPGYATRFLNAVRAKYDPESLMKISNTSRGREIQLGERVRIGRQIVDEEPLDPEVAFEWFEQSSNTYLRTPGQRCEEEFKLLFFAKYEERFGEGLCEDLDTAPLTVSYGSASRSLPDLGEIEIDGLPDISALSEPLEAMQELANECCDELDSYSRHVGKSDDRDSLEALSFLPESLLDDHKSESLTDCIQAIEHELGESEMVETNLDLLLEHWPVDSSGDVQKRDLRRLANLLEKLGFGVEPDTRFSAPSRGWGDPVVIYRLPPEASAETSAVSEGIRLIQKLAVKVVLANDEVAPEQTEYLAENLGSFLELSESDRMRLEAHRRWLILDLPTLHGVRQRAEDLPDKQKPRIAKFLTALACSDGNIDSDEIQELSKIYPMLGLDEEMVHAHVHELQTTTPETDDEPVTIQKPDSASEHYEIPESETAEEPKTSGIELDQDRVKRTLEESREVSAFLADIFEDEEEKDAQQESQPVEDQSPDSESGSTDSEVEPLDEGHRRFLVKLSQKQQWEREEVEELAREHGLFPGAAIEVVNDHAFELVETPVLEGTDEIMVNKDVSEEILE, encoded by the coding sequence ATGACATCGAAGTCGAAAACAGTAGCGGCCTTGCTCGCCATTTTTCTTGGCTCGTTTGGCGCTCACCGGTTCTATCTGCGATCATACGGTTGGGGTATCCTCTATCTCTTATTTTTCTGGACGCTGATTCCTGGCCTGATTGGGTTTGTGGAGGGGGTGAGGTACTTATTAATGGACGAGAGTAAATTTACTGCCAAATACACTGAAGAGTCTGCATCGGTAAACGAAGCAAAACCGAGTGAGACTTCGTCGGAGTCAGAACGTCGAAACGAAAATACCTCGGCTGATTTCACTATGGAGGTGTCCGTCGGTAGTGGGGGGAGTGTTTCAGTAGGGTCACAACTTGACGAGGAAGAGATGTGTGATCAGTCTTCGAAAGCGTGGGTTCCGCCGGGAGAAGCGGTCTCAATAGACGAGTATGAGATTCCGGACGGGATGGTCTACGTTGGTACGGAGTTGAGTTCAGTTGATGAGTTTCGCGGGACGGATGCGTGTTTGATCGATCCGACACTTGACGTTGATGCCAGTCAGTCAGATCCGGAAGGGACTCGAATGTCGTACTGGCCGTCGTATTCGAGTATTGATTCGGGTTGCCGAGCGACGTATCTTGAGTGGTTGGCAAATGGTCGGCGTAATCCCGACATTGATATCGGGTACGTGTTCCTCTTTCTCTATGGTCTCGAACGGCGGGTGCTCTTTGATGCACAGCATTCGAGTCAGGCGCGTTCTGAGATTCCACGCATCCTTGCAGAGGTGGAGGAGTTGCTGAAAGTATATGGTGATGAGAGTTCCTTCCCGGGGTACGCAACGCGGTTTTTGAACGCAGTACGCGCTAAATACGATCCCGAGTCTCTTATGAAGATTTCTAATACGAGCCGGGGACGAGAGATTCAATTAGGGGAACGGGTGAGGATTGGTCGCCAGATAGTCGATGAGGAACCACTTGACCCTGAAGTTGCGTTTGAGTGGTTTGAGCAATCGTCGAACACGTATTTGCGGACGCCAGGGCAGCGGTGCGAGGAGGAGTTCAAGTTGCTTTTCTTTGCAAAGTACGAGGAACGCTTTGGGGAGGGATTGTGTGAGGATCTCGATACAGCACCTCTCACTGTTAGCTACGGGTCTGCCAGTCGTTCACTGCCGGACTTAGGGGAAATTGAGATTGATGGTCTGCCGGATATTTCTGCCCTGTCGGAGCCGCTAGAAGCGATGCAAGAGTTGGCTAACGAGTGTTGTGATGAGTTAGACTCGTATTCTCGACACGTCGGGAAAAGCGATGATCGAGACAGTCTAGAGGCATTATCATTCCTTCCCGAATCGCTTCTCGATGATCATAAATCTGAGTCACTGACTGACTGTATCCAAGCGATCGAACACGAGTTAGGTGAGTCGGAGATGGTCGAGACGAATCTCGATCTATTACTTGAGCATTGGCCTGTCGACTCGAGTGGAGATGTTCAGAAGCGTGATCTGCGTCGACTTGCAAATCTGCTTGAGAAGCTTGGGTTTGGTGTAGAGCCTGACACCCGGTTTTCTGCCCCCTCCCGCGGATGGGGTGATCCCGTAGTGATATACCGGCTGCCACCCGAGGCGAGTGCTGAGACGTCTGCGGTTTCAGAAGGTATTAGACTCATTCAGAAGCTCGCTGTCAAAGTTGTGCTCGCAAACGATGAAGTGGCACCTGAGCAAACGGAGTACCTCGCAGAAAACCTCGGATCGTTCCTCGAATTAAGTGAGTCTGACCGAATGCGACTAGAGGCGCATCGTCGCTGGCTCATTCTTGATTTGCCGACGCTGCACGGTGTTCGGCAACGTGCTGAGGATCTTCCAGACAAGCAAAAACCACGGATTGCGAAGTTTCTAACTGCTCTTGCGTGTTCGGATGGGAATATTGATTCGGATGAGATCCAGGAGTTGTCGAAGATCTATCCGATGTTGGGTTTAGATGAGGAGATGGTTCACGCGCATGTCCATGAACTTCAGACAACGACGCCCGAAACGGATGATGAGCCAGTAACCATACAAAAGCCAGACTCCGCTAGTGAACACTACGAGATTCCTGAATCGGAGACAGCAGAGGAACCGAAGACATCGGGAATCGAATTAGACCAGGATAGAGTGAAAAGGACTCTCGAAGAAAGTCGAGAGGTGAGTGCGTTCCTCGCCGATATCTTCGAAGATGAAGAGGAAAAAGATGCACAGCAGGAGTCCCAACCAGTAGAGGATCAGTCCCCTGATTCAGAATCGGGTTCTACGGACAGCGAGGTAGAGCCGTTAGATGAGGGTCACCGCCGGTTCCTCGTCAAACTCTCGCAGAAGCAGCAGTGGGAGCGCGAGGAAGTCGAGGAGTTGGCTCGTGAACACGGACTGTTCCCCGGGGCAGCAATAGAAGTTGTAAACGATCATGCATTCGAACTGGTCGAAACACCTGTGCTTGAAGGGACAGACGAAATAATGGTCAACAAAGACGTCTCCGAGGAAATCTTAGAATGA
- a CDS encoding hypothetical protein (KEGG: hma:pNG4023 hypothetical protein) → MSSMEHAADRGEKKELRKEHPSGWLYLTQHDAIPILVDALLDLPPNREFNKTELAEHAGVTRQTVGNYTDLLLEVDLIEEVPNTSPRRYQVADSNVVRELFELNSALNNVGDE, encoded by the coding sequence ATGAGCAGCATGGAACACGCGGCTGACCGCGGGGAGAAGAAGGAACTCCGCAAGGAGCACCCTAGTGGGTGGCTCTACCTCACGCAGCACGACGCCATCCCGATCCTCGTGGATGCGTTACTCGACCTTCCGCCGAACCGCGAGTTCAACAAAACTGAACTCGCAGAACACGCCGGCGTCACACGCCAGACTGTCGGCAACTACACTGACCTTCTGCTTGAGGTCGACCTCATCGAGGAAGTCCCGAACACGTCCCCACGTCGGTACCAGGTTGCAGACAGCAACGTCGTTCGAGAACTCTTCGAGTTAAACAGCGCGCTCAACAACGTCGGCGACGAATAG
- a CDS encoding hypothetical protein (KEGG: hma:pNG4022 hypothetical protein), with amino-acid sequence MRSLGDDDSETQVGHTDHGGSSPNLSAINGDYPTAREVYADLRSEPYITYRGNRGIELNKSNFDKLADVLYYDCGWEAWEIDSRLKHYEGIGDHDWA; translated from the coding sequence ATGCGCTCTCTTGGCGACGATGATAGCGAAACACAAGTGGGGCACACCGATCACGGAGGAAGCTCTCCCAATCTCTCAGCGATCAACGGCGACTACCCCACTGCGCGTGAAGTCTACGCCGACCTTCGCAGCGAGCCTTATATCACCTACCGCGGAAACCGCGGTATCGAGCTCAACAAGAGCAACTTCGACAAACTCGCCGACGTTCTCTACTACGACTGTGGCTGGGAGGCTTGGGAAATCGACAGTCGCCTCAAGCACTACGAAGGCATCGGGGACCACGACTGGGCGTGA
- a CDS encoding hypothetical protein (KEGG: pap:PSPA7_4430 hypothetical protein) — protein MSEDTSDLESTTIRSRDRDAIIQSLQAGLVPRRGLQHIQVGRAKEVRAVTEDLDRIADGGSAVRFIIGEYGSGKTFFLNLMRSIALEKRLVTAHADLTPDRRFRSTSGHGRALYQQLARNLSTRATPDGGALRSIVERFIAEANREATSQDVPTEEVIRDRLDELSELVAGYAFTDIVTLYWEGYQENDDEQQHAALRWLRGEYDTKTEARKVLDERVPIIDDSNWYEMTKLLARFVDLAGYEGLLINIDEMVNLYKLSHTGARKSNYEKLLSIVNDGMQGQTVGLGFLFAGTPDFLTDTKRGLYSYDALKTRLAESTFASDELVDMSGPVIRLSSLTQEDMFVLLQKLRHIHAGGDPENYVIPDEALEAFMQHCNEQIGAAYFQTPRNTIKEFLSFLAILEQNPEVSWEGLIGEIEVESEGIDTSQTEESESAGDDEGDDLAGFKL, from the coding sequence ATGAGTGAAGATACGTCAGACCTGGAATCGACAACGATCCGATCACGTGACCGTGATGCAATCATTCAGTCTCTCCAAGCGGGTCTCGTACCTCGACGTGGCCTGCAACACATTCAGGTCGGCCGTGCGAAAGAGGTGAGGGCCGTAACTGAAGACCTTGATCGGATTGCTGACGGGGGGTCCGCAGTTCGGTTCATCATTGGGGAATATGGGTCGGGAAAGACGTTTTTCCTCAATTTGATGCGGTCAATCGCGTTGGAGAAACGGCTCGTCACGGCGCACGCGGATCTAACACCGGATCGACGTTTCCGATCAACGTCAGGGCATGGGCGTGCGCTTTACCAACAGTTGGCTCGAAATCTTTCGACACGTGCAACACCGGACGGTGGTGCACTTCGAAGTATTGTTGAACGCTTCATTGCGGAGGCTAATCGTGAAGCGACTAGTCAAGACGTCCCGACTGAGGAGGTAATTCGGGACCGGTTAGACGAACTCTCAGAACTTGTTGCTGGGTATGCGTTCACGGACATCGTCACTCTGTACTGGGAAGGGTATCAGGAGAATGATGATGAGCAGCAACACGCAGCGTTACGGTGGTTGCGTGGTGAGTACGACACGAAAACGGAAGCGCGAAAGGTTCTGGATGAACGCGTTCCGATTATTGACGATTCGAACTGGTATGAAATGACGAAGCTACTGGCGCGATTCGTTGATCTGGCGGGTTATGAGGGACTGTTGATTAATATCGACGAGATGGTGAACCTCTACAAACTGTCCCATACGGGGGCGCGAAAAAGCAACTATGAGAAACTGCTATCGATCGTCAATGACGGGATGCAAGGCCAAACGGTCGGTCTTGGCTTTCTCTTTGCGGGAACACCGGATTTCCTCACCGACACAAAACGCGGGCTGTACAGTTATGACGCATTGAAAACACGGCTGGCTGAAAGCACGTTCGCTTCGGATGAACTAGTGGATATGAGTGGGCCAGTTATCCGCCTTTCCAGCCTCACACAGGAGGATATGTTCGTGCTTCTCCAGAAGCTTCGTCACATCCACGCAGGAGGGGATCCTGAGAACTACGTTATCCCGGACGAAGCACTTGAAGCGTTTATGCAGCATTGTAATGAGCAGATCGGGGCTGCGTACTTCCAGACTCCCCGCAATACGATCAAAGAGTTCCTCAGCTTCCTCGCTATCTTAGAGCAGAATCCTGAGGTTTCGTGGGAGGGGTTGATCGGTGAAATCGAGGTTGAATCAGAAGGTATTGACACGTCTCAAACTGAGGAATCAGAGTCCGCTGGGGACGACGAGGGTGATGATCTTGCCGGGTTCAAACTCTAG
- a CDS encoding hypothetical protein (KEGG: hla:Hlac_3206 hypothetical protein), translating into MFTGSADEAFDGLESDERSYIQKKLDEIASSEFRHPSHWDFKLLDGQAEGRFRIGDSLRVFADIDDADDTIRVYRAARRENLYR; encoded by the coding sequence GTGTTCACGGGTTCTGCTGATGAGGCGTTTGACGGCCTTGAGTCGGATGAGCGGAGTTATATCCAGAAGAAACTGGATGAGATTGCTTCGTCAGAGTTCCGCCATCCGTCGCATTGGGACTTCAAGCTGCTCGACGGCCAGGCGGAGGGACGGTTCCGTATCGGGGACAGTCTCCGTGTCTTCGCGGATATCGACGACGCGGACGATACGATCCGCGTCTACCGTGCGGCGCGGCGGGAAAACCTGTACCGGTAG
- a CDS encoding hypothetical protein (KEGG: hje:HacjB3_16761 hypothetical protein), whose amino-acid sequence MPIEFGLWRIDGDEYARVPSGKLNDESRLEELVKKDPNLLGRNILIIGQQVRTASGKRLDLLGMDAEGDLHIIELKRDRTPRDVIAQALDYASWVRTLTYDDLTEIYSEFDDDRELEEAFSDKLGPRRPEGESGVPETVNQAHTITVVASELDAGTERIIEYLAEEYGVPVNAVRFNYYEDGDREYIGRSWLIDPHDTPEPPTKREAWNGQDYYVSFGDGEHRSWSDSRKYGFISAGQGEWYSRTLDQLAIDDRVFVHIPGEGYVGVGTVTQEQTAVTDFELETDDGPINILDADLDAPHMDANKDDDALREYLVGIDWIDTRPATDAYWEPGMYANQNTVTKLRNQYTIEHLHQHFDITE is encoded by the coding sequence ATGCCGATCGAGTTTGGGCTTTGGCGCATCGACGGCGATGAGTACGCTCGCGTTCCGTCCGGGAAACTGAACGACGAGTCGCGTCTCGAAGAATTAGTAAAGAAAGACCCGAACCTCCTCGGGCGGAACATCTTGATTATCGGGCAGCAAGTCCGGACAGCGAGCGGGAAACGCCTCGATCTCCTCGGGATGGACGCCGAAGGCGACCTGCATATCATCGAACTCAAACGCGACCGCACACCACGCGACGTCATCGCACAAGCACTCGACTACGCTTCCTGGGTTCGAACACTCACCTACGACGACCTCACCGAGATCTACAGTGAGTTCGACGACGATCGAGAACTCGAAGAAGCGTTTAGCGACAAACTCGGGCCACGCCGACCAGAAGGCGAATCCGGCGTCCCAGAAACCGTCAACCAAGCGCATACGATCACAGTCGTCGCCTCCGAATTAGACGCCGGCACAGAGCGAATCATCGAGTACCTCGCCGAAGAATACGGCGTCCCAGTAAACGCCGTCCGATTCAACTACTACGAAGACGGCGACCGCGAATACATCGGGCGCAGCTGGCTCATCGACCCGCACGACACCCCCGAACCACCGACAAAACGCGAAGCCTGGAACGGACAAGACTACTACGTTTCCTTCGGCGACGGCGAACACCGATCGTGGAGTGACTCACGGAAATACGGGTTCATCTCCGCCGGGCAAGGCGAATGGTACAGTCGAACACTCGACCAACTTGCAATCGACGATCGTGTCTTCGTCCACATCCCCGGCGAAGGCTACGTCGGCGTCGGCACCGTCACACAAGAGCAAACCGCAGTCACCGACTTCGAACTCGAGACTGACGACGGTCCCATCAACATCCTCGATGCCGACTTAGATGCCCCACACATGGACGCAAACAAAGACGACGACGCACTCCGTGAATACCTCGTCGGCATCGACTGGATCGACACACGCCCCGCCACAGACGCATACTGGGAACCCGGCATGTACGCCAACCAAAACACCGTCACCAAACTCCGCAATCAATACACCATCGAACACCTCCACCAACACTTCGACATCACCGAATAG